In Labeo rohita strain BAU-BD-2019 chromosome 16, IGBB_LRoh.1.0, whole genome shotgun sequence, one DNA window encodes the following:
- the rad21a gene encoding double-strand-break repair protein rad21 homolog A gives MFYAHFVLSKRGPLAKIWLAAHWDKKLTKAHVFECNLESSVESIISPKVKMALRTSGHLLLGVVRIYHRKAKYLLADCNEAFIKIKMAFRPGVVDLPEDNREAAYNAITLPEEFHDFDQPLPDLDDIDVAQQFTLNQSRVEEITMREEVGNISLMADNDFGDFGMDDREMMREENAFEVDIIHGSSASTLLLEAEPGPAHLPDKTTNLEYDDFGDNNLENSDGGILMDKILSNEDGGGIFDDPPAITDSVMMPQDHGDDDDDFDAFSPAAGPDSPDSGPVEPLPNTTDQTEQTTLVPNEDEAFALEPIDITVKETKAKRKRKLIVDSLKELDSKTIRAQLSDYSDIVTTLDLAPPTKKLMMWKETGGVEKLFSLPAQPLWNGRLLKMFTRCLTPLVPDELRKRRKGGEADSLEDFLKELENPEVPREEALGHRSEVIDQTIMEEPSMLQASSMEGSRTALDESMMPPPSRQRGVKRKSLEKDVALPPMGVLDQTLQPVDQSILSQPLDMPQVDLPPEDSASLSRLVPELDLLDDKGKDKDKDDSDEEGEDGQGGDQDQEERRWNKRTQQMLHGLQRVVAKTGAQSISLLELCRNNNKKQAAAKFYSFLVLKKQQAIELTQTEPYSDIVATPGPRFHIV, from the exons GTGAAAATGGCTCTGCGTACATCTGGCCATCTTCTCTTGGGCGTGGTGAGGATCTACCACAGAAAAGCCAAGTATCTTCTGGCTGATTGTAATGAAGCATTTATCAAGATCAAAATGGCTTTCCGCCCAG GTGTCGTTGATCTGCCAGAAGACAACCGTGAGGCTGCATACAACGCCATTACCTTACCGGAGGAGTTCCACGATTTTGACCAGCCACTTCCTGATCTGGA tgataTAGATGTAGCACAGCAGTTCACCCTGAACCAGAGTCGTGTTGAGGAGATCACCATGAGGGAGGAAGTAGGAAACATCAGCCTTATGGCTGACAATGACTTCG GTGACTTCGGCATGGATGACCGTGAGATGATGAGGGAGGAGAATGCTTTTGAGGTGGACATCATCCATGGATCCTCTGCCTCCACCCTGCTTCTGGAAGCTGAGCCTGGTCCTGCTCACCTCCCTGACAAAACGACCAACCTTGAGTATGATGACTTCGGGGACAACAACCTGGAAAACAGTGATGGTGGAATTCTGA TGGATAAGATTCTGAGCAATGAGGATGGTGGCGGTATATTCGATGATCCTCCAGCTATCACTGACAGCGTGATGATGCCTCAAGACCATGGCGATGATGACGACGATTTTGATGCTTTTTCGC CTGCTGCCGGTCCGGACAGTCCAGACTCTGGACCAGTGGAGCCTCTTCCCAACACCACAGACCAGACAGAACAGACTACTCTGGTGCCCAATGAAGATGAAGCATTTGCTCTTGAGCCCATCGATATTActg TGAAAGAGACCAAGGCtaagagaaagagaaagctCATCGTCGACAGTCTGAAGGAGCTGGACAGTAAGACTATCCGCGCTCAGTTGAGCGACTATTCCGATATTGTCACCACGCTGGATTTGGCTCCTCCTACTAAGAAGCTGATGATGTGGAAGGAGACTGGTGGTGTGGAGAAGCTGTTCTCATTGCCTGCTCAGCCTCTCTGGAACGGCCGACTGCTGAAG ATGTTTACTCGCTGCTTGACTCCACTGGTGCCTGATGAGCTGAGAAAGAGGAGGAAGGGAGGAGAGGCTGACAGCCTGGAGGACTTCCTGAAAGAGCTGGAGAACCCAGAAGTGCCCAGAGAGGAGGCGCTGGGTCACAGGAGTGAAGTGATTG ATCAGACCATCATGGAGGAGCCAAGTATGCTGCAGGCTTCCTCTATGGAGGGCAGCAGAACCGCTCTGGACGAGTCCATGATGCCGCCTCCATCTCGCCAGCGTGGAGTCAAGCGCAAGTCGCTTGAGAAGGATGTAGCACTGCCT CCAATGGGAGTGTTGGATCAGACGCTTCAGCCCGTGGATCAGTCGATCCTTTCCCAACCGCTCGACATGCCGCAGGTGGATCTTCCTCCTGAGGACAGCGCCAGCCTCTCTAGACTGGTACCAGAGTTGGACCTGTTAGATGACAAGGGCAAGGATAAAGACAAGGATGACAGCGATGAAGAG GGTGAGGACGGACAAGGAGGAGACCAGGACCAAGAGGAGCGACGGTGGAACAAGAGAACTCAGCAGATGCTTCACGGTCTTCAG CGCGTGGTGGCTAAAACTGGAGCCCAGTCCATCAGCCTGCTCGAGCTGTGcagaaacaacaacaagaaaCAGGCTGCGGCCAAGTTTTACAGCTTCCTGGTGCTGAAGAAACAGCAGGCCATCGAGCTGACGCAGACCGAGCCCTACAGCGACATCGTTGCCACACCAGGGCCGCGGTT